The Aedes albopictus strain Foshan chromosome 2, AalbF5, whole genome shotgun sequence region agcatgcttcggaACTGAgacaatagcaaatgaatgtaaatctttgcaaatgaatggtcgcaaccttgcaggCCGCGTTTTTAATCTGTTGATAATTTTCACACAATTTGACGTGAAGCTGGATTTTTTTTCGTGTGTAGGTAATGTGTTTTTTATCCATTTCTCGATTATTATATTTATTGAATAGTCAACATACATATTCTCTAAAGTATAGAGTTCATAGTCTTAACCGTTCTAGGTACTCTATACGATGTCCCAGTATAATGAGTTTTTCCTCAATTTAAGCCCCCAACAACCTATTTTTTGCTGTTATTCATTCTCAAGTAAAGGAACTCAGTGGTGTTCAGCATGAGATCATTGCAGAACTTGGTGCACATCGATCATTCTTAAGCCCTCATCAAGAGTTCCAGTTAAATATCTGTCATATGCGCGTTCAAATACTATTAAAAACGTCCACCGAATAATTACATTTTCTTTCGGAGTCCATCTGCAACTCAAcaacaagaatttctacaggattcccaAACAGATTATACACTTTACTCTCATCCTGAATTGCACCAAAATTCTCTCTAAGCTTTCCTCCAACAGAATTTCCCctttttttcttggagtttcgCCAGATTCGCCAGTGTTCCTTCTACGTGATCCAATCAGTTTGTATGCTTTGTATAGGGACTAGCTCGAATCCAAAGTAAGATTCAATCCTGGATTCAATAAAACACGATCAGATGATGAACAGCAAATCTAATTCTTCAATTACTTGCGCTCTGAAACAGCGTCTTTACATCACTACGTCTCAGTCAATTCTCTCTTCCAAGTAGGTTCCCGGCTACTATGACCGTTTCTTCTCGTTGTccctaacaacgagcacatgtttcgggacaccgaagcaaatcatctactcattattttAGAATAACATTATCAATTTCCTTCATTTCAAGATGAAAAAGCAGCACAAAATCTGAAGCATTGAATTAACATTTTGAGGAGTACCACTTAGAATTAACGCAATTAATGAGAAATCTAGTATAAAGCTCTTTTCCTCAGATTTATTTTGCTATTCAGTTATTTATCGCACTATTATATTGCAAAACATATTGTTTGATTAGTTGCTCGTTTAATAGATAATGTAAAGTCTGTACGAGAAACCAGTCCGGTTGACCAGCAgtcggatttctggaagaatatccgaagaaataccCGGAAATCTTTTAGAGAAAGACcagaaggtatttctaaagaagttcctggagaaacttctcggcgaatccttggtggaattcaaagaaaaagATAGGGGGGAAGGggaatttataggaaaattcctagagaaaaccgtAACCTCTTATTCGTATTCTAACTCTCATACTtcagcaatatattttttttaatttttggaggtCGAATGTAAAATAAACTGTTTTGTGATGAGAACTACAAAAACAGTTTAACCAAAATACTTTGTTTCACAAATTTTTGCCACACAAATCTGCCACAATGTCCTTCTTCAAAACACACAAATTACTGACACACTCGGTTATCACCTATCCCTTTATGGGGATGACATGCTTGCTTTTTATTATAACAGTTGACATTTCGAACATAGAATATTGTACACTTCCATGGTTCAAACTGTTACGGCTGTATCTGTCGCAATCCTTCTGTACATACACTGATGATTACACTAATAGCTGGGTAGATCAGCAATGAATGTGCTCAACAAAAGGCGGGGATAATGGTCACCTCAAATCATCTTCCGATTATGATGGCGTTGTGGGTAGAGAAACGATGCGGTTATCATGTTGAAGTTCCTTGGCGGGAGTTTTACTACTTCTGTTCCTGGGCGAACCACGACTGGCAAGCTTCGGCAGCTATTTCGCACATGGTGGAAAGCACCTTCGCGTTGCCCTCGTAATCTGTCCAAAaaaaaagatagaaaaaaaaacagggaatTAAGTAATGACACGAGTGAAATCCAGGTCAACACTCTGCCAACAAACCGATGGAGTTTCCATTCCGCTTGCCGAAGATGCTTCCGTTGAAGGGTGGTTTCCGGTAGCCGGCTTCAGTGGTGCTGCTGAGAGCCAGAACGATCAGCGCCACCAGAACCAGTGATCCGATCAGTTTGAGGCAAGCCATATCGATGAGAATTATGTTGGTAGAGATGATACTACGTTGTAGTCAGGAAACTCGGGAAGGCTGCTAATGTCCTAAGGATAAGAGGCACCACTGAACTGATGATGAATGGATAGCGTTTCGGGCCTTTTATAGTAGGTAAACAGTCTATGGCAAACTGCTTTTGCTAGCATCGTGAAGCTGGGATGGTCCCAGCTTCATTACGGCCAAATCCCAGAACAATCTGAGAGCTGATTTTTACTGTGGACGCAACGGCAATTAGAAAGGGGGTGTAGATTTATTCAATTAATTAGGGCGACATGATTTTAGCGAAAGGGTGAATGGGCGTGAGGAAAATCTGCGGAGCAAGCCATCCTAGTGAAAAGCACTTTGAACATCAAATTCATTGTAACGAAGGATGAATTTTCGTGCTTTAAATGTTTAAATTTCTCTGAAGGTCACGAGTTGTAATATTTAAAAACAGAAGATTGCGAATATCTGGGGCTGCGAGCATGCACTGTGTATCGTAGCTTTCTGTTGCGCAGTCAGTAATATTCCATGCAAGTACTGCGAACGAAGAAAAAACCACATTGCTTTTCAATAGTCCTTACTCGTCACAGTGATATCACTACTAAGGATATACACGGGCCTAAATTGATTAAAAATGTAGAAACATTTATTGAAAACAAAAGGTTTCACCGATACTGATGCTTATATGTATACCTATGAATGTGTATACCTCAGATTTCATGGTTAACGAAAATCAAATATTTACTACGCCATCAAACTCATAATGTGGGCCAACGTTGTTTGAAGATTATAAATCAATTGCGTTTTCAAGGACCATGCCCACTAGTAACCTGTTCAATCAATAACTATCCAAAATTCCGAGCTTCAGGATCCTCATGTATGGTCAGTGGAAAACACGATCACATGATTGATATCTCTGTTTCGGTTAGTATCGTCAATataagaggagctacaacatctccgcgggggtacctcagggctccatcctgggcccggtactatggaacgcggcgtatgatggcgtattgaggatcAAACTTCCACCGAGCGTAAAGCTGATCGGCTTCGCCTATGATAAATATTAAGCTCATGGTATACGgcaagtcgatagaggaagtggaactgactgcaacgcacgcaattggcatagtggaggactggatgagggaGGGGCGAGACAAGAGACATTTAGCACTCGTGCACCACAaagcggaggtggtggtggtaaacaaccgcaagtttgAACAGCAGGAAATGGTCACCGTAGGTGCACGATCATTTCCGAGCGCTAACTGAGGCAATAGGGttcatgatcgacgacaagctgaACTTCGGTAGCCTCGTGGCATATGCTTGCTAAGGGGCAAGTATGGCGATAATGGTATTGGCAAAGTCGAGTGTGCTAGTGGTCAGCCGAAACGTGAAGCGGCTCAAGAGTACCCACAGTCTCATGCTGtttagggtggtcagcgcataccggcacggtgcccccacagaccgttattataaaataaaaatgtccatcaaaactaagttcagggatcgaatcctggtgccattctgcacctctgggcaaattttaaaaataatccctaggaggaatctcgagaaatctcgatttgatgttttatactaagaaatttcaaagaaatccatgttcagattcaactatatcgcttaaatacctacaaaaaaaagtccccaaagtattcgaagttgtttcaaaccagtatatatttaccaACACAACTTTTATTATTCATATTTACTACTCACCAAACTCAATTAACTGACTAAACTGacataagtatgtttttccaagccatgcatcggttttaACGTAAGCATTAAAAAGCGATGTTCCCTATTGTTTATGAACATATTACACATCCCagtgttatacattaaaattttccctaattctacaacatgtttactatattacgaggaaccaaccctccgaagcccacaaagggatctaagatatgtgggaaaagttattgactgaaaaccgaatagcatggaaacgctgtttaacatgtaaggaataacaataaataattaaatctcgtcattttatcgatcgggtaaggcttcataacttttttccatgaacttcgcatcgctttgcggtcttcggaggtctaattcatcgtgaagtttgctacataaatcattcatcgaattatttttagggaccaaggggtgaccccaagcgatttttattgaagaagtaaattttatcataaaatcgtctgaaaaactaagaataacgggcgcaaaaaaatagttttcctgatcgacctgatattttgcacagttgatatgggaccaacaAAGTGGAACTAAAAAGTATACAAGAactagagtttttgcattttttatattttcccatataaaccgtgtcccatgTTATTACATATGCGCcgtagtttcctgttcttccaaaattggtgtactattagatctttatttaacacatatttctcagtaattttctagtgttcatgttcaagaatatgtagcacttttcattcaaaaaaaaaatgttcaaaattctaggcaaaacaaatcaaagataatcgtacacaccgtagttgctactccgtgattgaccaaagtttgcacagagatccaatgaaagcaaggcttcggactagctaaccattctcattgtgcacaattcgagagttcaacatttgaaattcaataacggcgctggccacgtccttacggtcatcggatcgattatgtgtcatactcgccccatataggagcgatacatttacagcaaggaacaataaaattactaaacactgaacgcccctgttcaaaatgctaagcaatatcgaaaaaaagtataaatttgttttcgactattgtgactgaaaacgttattaattttaagaaaactgccttcaaaAACCTACACCAGTTTTTCTAACCCTAACTTTTGGTAATCAAAAGCACACATGACAAGCAACgttttttgcatcttttttttctgaattttgtacACTGCCAAATGTTTGA contains the following coding sequences:
- the LOC109430859 gene encoding SIFamide-related peptide, coding for MACLKLIGSLVLVALIVLALSSTTEAGYRKPPFNGSIFGKRNGNSIDYEGNAKVLSTMCEIAAEACQSWFAQEQK